In Xyrauchen texanus isolate HMW12.3.18 chromosome 32, RBS_HiC_50CHRs, whole genome shotgun sequence, the following proteins share a genomic window:
- the LOC127625970 gene encoding tribbles homolog 2-like yields the protein MNMNLSTPTPPPPLRLKRVDFEDSHNTDTFKCKRRRLSQPPSPGLAPCLRPLSQTLEQQVSEKHHVSRIGPYILLEATEGTQTFRAVHRVTERDYTCKVFSIKKYHEFIAPYTRLLPHSNICKISEVLLGENNLYIFFERNYGDMHSYVRSCKRLQEDEAVRLFSQMAAAVAHCHENGIVLRDLKLRKFLFTDPQRTKLVLQNLEDSCLLNGNDDSLTDKHGCPAYVGPEILNSQHSYSGKAADVWSLGVVLYTMLVGRYPFQDVEPTALFSKIRRGAFTIPDTLSPRAKSLVCCMLRKCPSERLEAGDILLHPWLHYSNSISLSQHSNTRHSMDQIVPDFKLSKSEDC from the exons ATGAATATGAACCTGTCAACTCCTACACCTCCACCTCCACTGCGACTGAAGCGAGTAGACTTTGAGGACTCTCACAACACTGATACCTTCAAATGCAAGCGCCGCAGGCTCAGTCAGCCTCCCTCCCCTGGTCTTGCTCCCTGTCTTCGCCCCCTGTCCCAGACCCTGGAACAACAAGTCTCGGAGAAGCACCATGTGTCCCGTATCGGACCCTATATTCTGCTGGAGGCCACAGAAGGAACTCAGACTTTTAGAGCAGTTCATCGTGTCACAGAACGGGATTACACGTGCAAG GTGTTTTCAATCAAGAAGTATCACGAGTTCATCGCACCCTACACACGCCTGTTGCCACACAGCAACATCTGTAAGATTTCGGAGGTGTTGCTGGGGGAGAACAACTTGTACATATTCTTTGAGCGTAACTATGGGGACATGCACTCGTATGTGCGCAGCTGCAAGAGACTACAGGAGGACGAGGCCGTGCGGCTGTTCAGCCAGATGGCAGCTGCAGTCGCGCACTGTCACGAGAACGGCATCGTTTTAAGAGACCTTAAACTGCGCAAGTTCCTGTTCACTGATCCGCAGAG AACAAAGCTGGTCTTGCAAAACTTGGAGGACTCTTGTCTGCTTAACGGCAATGACGACTCGctgacagacaaacatggctgCCCGGCCTACGTCGGCCCGGAGATTTTAAACTCACAACACTCCTACTCTGGGAAGGCTGCCGACGTATGGAGCCTCGGTGTTGTTCTTTACACCATGTTAGTTGGACGTTACCCATTTCAGGATGTGGAACCCACAGCATTGTTCAGCAAAATTCGTAGGGGTGCGTTCACCATCCCCGACACTCTTTCACCCAGGGCTAAGTCTTTGGTGTGTTGTATGCTAAGGAAATGTCCTTCAGAGAGGCTAGAGGCTGGAGATATTCTTCTCCACCCATGGCTGCACTATAGCAACAGCATATCCCTCAGCCAGCACTCCAACACCAGACACTCAATGGATCAGATTGTCCCTGATTTTAAACTGAGCAAGAGTGAAGATTGCTAG